In Rhodoferax koreense, a genomic segment contains:
- a CDS encoding ABC transporter substrate-binding protein: MSIHAELVQTFAPTGTLRASINLGNPILANLGQDGKPFGVSIDLARGFARLLGVELELVVFDTAGKSVEAVTQAQADFGFFAVDPVRGAGIDFTAPYVLIEGAYLVRQASPLQANDEVDRPGQRVVVGKGSAYDLYLTRELKQAEILRAPSSPKVVDSFLELGAEVAAGVKQQLEADAQRVPGLRLLPGRFMVIQQAMGLPKGRGAAAASVLRRFVEDMKASGFVAEALQRHGIQGASVAPAQG, translated from the coding sequence ATGTCCATTCACGCTGAGCTCGTCCAAACCTTCGCCCCGACCGGTACGCTGCGCGCGTCCATCAACCTGGGCAATCCCATCCTGGCGAACCTCGGCCAGGACGGCAAGCCGTTCGGCGTTTCCATCGATCTGGCCCGTGGCTTCGCGCGCCTGCTCGGTGTCGAGCTTGAGCTGGTGGTGTTCGATACGGCCGGAAAATCGGTGGAAGCCGTGACGCAGGCGCAGGCCGATTTCGGATTCTTCGCGGTCGATCCGGTGCGTGGGGCCGGCATCGACTTCACCGCGCCGTATGTGCTCATCGAAGGGGCCTACCTGGTCAGGCAGGCATCGCCGCTGCAGGCCAACGACGAGGTCGATCGGCCCGGCCAGCGCGTGGTGGTGGGCAAGGGCAGTGCTTACGACCTCTACCTCACGCGCGAGCTCAAGCAGGCGGAAATCCTGCGTGCGCCGAGTTCCCCCAAAGTGGTCGACAGCTTCCTCGAACTGGGCGCCGAAGTCGCCGCTGGCGTCAAGCAGCAGCTCGAGGCCGATGCGCAGCGTGTGCCCGGCCTTCGTCTGCTGCCCGGGCGGTTCATGGTGATCCAGCAGGCGATGGGCCTGCCCAAGGGACGTGGTGCGGCGGCGGCATCGGTGTTGCGCCGATTCGTCGAAGACATGAAGGCGAGCGGCTTCGTCGCCGAAGCACTGCAACGGCACGGCATCCAGGGCGCTTCGGTGGCGCCGGCGCAGGGCTGA
- the atzF gene encoding allophanate hydrolase yields MQEKTFSDMGRAAALADPANAWITRSDKPVALGEAGALSGLAFAVKDNIDAAGFPTTAACPAFAYQPTAHASVVQKLLEAGAALHGKTNLDQFACGLNGTRSPYGPVPNAFDPAYVSGGSSSGSAYVVASGQVDFALGTDTAGSGRVPAGLNNIVGIKPSKGLLSACGVVPAAQSADCVSIFARTVDVAARVLHVAMGYDPRDPYSRGLHLADTAWPAAFRFGVPSTLAFFGDRAAEAAFAESIARLEAMGGIRVTIDYTPLASAAALLYESALVAERYAAVRSFFDAHADAVVEPVRGILADGQAYSAADLCEAQTALRGYGQQAAAMWRDIDVLLVPTAPTHYTVAAMQADPVALNRNLGAYTNFVNLLDYAAISVPSTMRPDGLPFGITFIGPCGSDWQLADLGQRYHHSTGLTQGATGEALPPAQPIAGIKAASEVPMIRVAVVGAHLSGMPLNGQLTERGASLERTTETAPDYRLYALPNTVPPKPGLLRVAPGQGSRIAVEVWRMPAALYGSFVALIPHPLGIGTLSLADGSSVQGFICEPLALAGARDVSEFGGWRAYIASLQAK; encoded by the coding sequence GTGCAAGAAAAAACTTTTTCCGACATGGGCCGCGCAGCCGCCCTGGCCGACCCGGCCAACGCCTGGATCACCCGTTCGGACAAGCCTGTCGCGCTGGGCGAGGCCGGTGCCTTGTCCGGCCTGGCCTTCGCGGTCAAGGACAACATCGACGCCGCCGGTTTCCCCACCACGGCCGCGTGCCCGGCCTTCGCCTACCAGCCCACGGCGCACGCCAGCGTGGTGCAGAAACTGCTCGAAGCCGGTGCGGCGCTGCACGGCAAGACCAACCTCGACCAGTTCGCGTGTGGCCTGAACGGCACGCGTTCGCCGTACGGCCCGGTGCCGAACGCCTTCGATCCGGCCTATGTGTCGGGCGGCTCGAGTTCCGGTTCGGCCTATGTGGTGGCCAGCGGGCAGGTGGACTTCGCGCTGGGCACGGACACGGCCGGCTCGGGCCGCGTGCCGGCCGGCCTGAACAACATCGTCGGCATCAAGCCGTCCAAGGGCCTGCTGAGTGCGTGCGGCGTCGTGCCGGCCGCGCAGAGCGCGGACTGCGTGTCGATCTTCGCGCGCACCGTGGACGTGGCGGCGCGGGTGTTGCACGTGGCGATGGGCTACGACCCGCGCGATCCCTATTCGCGGGGACTGCACCTGGCCGATACCGCCTGGCCGGCTGCATTCCGTTTCGGCGTGCCGTCTACGCTGGCGTTCTTCGGCGACCGGGCGGCGGAAGCTGCGTTCGCCGAATCCATCGCGCGGCTCGAAGCCATGGGTGGCATCCGGGTCACGATCGACTACACGCCGCTGGCCAGCGCCGCCGCACTGCTGTATGAAAGCGCCCTCGTGGCCGAGCGCTACGCGGCGGTGCGCAGCTTCTTCGACGCCCATGCCGATGCGGTGGTGGAGCCGGTGCGCGGCATCCTTGCCGATGGCCAGGCCTACAGCGCGGCCGACCTGTGCGAAGCCCAGACGGCCCTGCGCGGCTACGGCCAGCAGGCCGCGGCCATGTGGCGGGACATCGACGTGCTGCTCGTGCCCACCGCGCCCACGCACTACACCGTGGCCGCGATGCAGGCCGACCCGGTGGCGCTGAACCGCAACCTCGGCGCCTACACCAATTTCGTGAACCTGCTCGACTACGCCGCCATCTCGGTGCCGAGCACGATGCGGCCCGATGGCCTGCCGTTCGGCATCACCTTCATCGGCCCCTGCGGCAGCGACTGGCAGTTGGCCGACCTCGGCCAGCGTTATCACCATTCGACCGGGCTGACGCAGGGCGCTACAGGTGAAGCCTTGCCGCCGGCGCAGCCGATCGCCGGCATCAAGGCCGCGAGCGAGGTGCCCATGATCCGTGTGGCCGTGGTCGGCGCCCATCTCTCGGGCATGCCGCTGAACGGCCAGCTCACCGAACGCGGCGCCTCGCTCGAACGCACGACCGAAACCGCGCCCGACTACCGGCTCTATGCCTTGCCGAACACCGTGCCGCCCAAGCCCGGCCTGCTGCGCGTGGCGCCGGGACAGGGCAGCCGCATCGCCGTCGAGGTCTGGCGCATGCCGGCCGCGCTGTACGGCAGCTTCGTCGCGCTGATCCCGCATCCGCTGGGCATCGGCACGCTGAGCCTGGCCGACGGCAGCAGCGTGCAGGGCTTCATCTGCGAGCCGCTGGCGCTGGCCGGCGCACGGGACGTCAGTGAGTTCGGTGGCTGGCGCGCGTACATCGCCTCGCTACAGGCCAAGTGA
- a CDS encoding ABC transporter substrate-binding protein gives MKPVDTTPPRSASRRRILQATGASAALGLIGAPAIVRAQAGPKIRVGYWPVAAGLPFFAAIEKGYFKEAGLEVEALKFAGAQQVMEAMLSGRSDGSSNGTGAANLAIGEIAQPGLFKIFATNPSNAKYVLDEFITAKDSPIKTMVDLKGKKVASGPGIQNVTLCKTMLERAGATGATVSELPIGQHIASLVAGQVDACYTLEPTGTIGRMNGTTRVIEAGVVAKYILGDAMAPWHGGAASLTTEFIKKNPEVAKKFIAAYARGIELVRTKPEEARQFMKGYTAIEGPLTAEVPLASYMLYSEFKPSDLAYFQKFYDLFTEKGIFEKKVVVDGLIYKA, from the coding sequence ATGAAACCAGTCGATACCACCCCCCCGCGCAGCGCATCGCGACGCCGCATCCTGCAAGCCACGGGCGCTTCAGCGGCGCTGGGTCTGATCGGCGCGCCGGCCATCGTGCGGGCGCAGGCCGGCCCGAAGATCCGCGTCGGCTACTGGCCGGTGGCTGCGGGCCTGCCGTTCTTCGCGGCGATCGAGAAGGGCTACTTCAAGGAGGCCGGCCTCGAGGTGGAGGCGCTCAAGTTCGCCGGCGCGCAGCAGGTGATGGAAGCCATGCTGTCGGGCCGCTCCGACGGCAGCTCCAATGGCACGGGCGCGGCCAACCTGGCCATCGGCGAGATCGCCCAGCCCGGCCTGTTCAAGATCTTCGCCACCAACCCGAGCAACGCCAAGTACGTGCTCGACGAGTTCATCACCGCGAAGGACAGCCCCATCAAGACCATGGTCGACCTCAAGGGCAAGAAGGTCGCGTCCGGCCCCGGCATCCAGAACGTCACGCTGTGCAAGACCATGCTGGAGCGCGCCGGCGCCACGGGGGCCACGGTGAGCGAGCTGCCCATCGGCCAGCACATCGCCTCGCTCGTCGCGGGCCAGGTCGACGCGTGCTACACGCTCGAGCCCACCGGCACCATCGGCCGCATGAACGGCACCACGCGGGTGATCGAAGCCGGCGTGGTGGCCAAATACATCCTGGGTGACGCCATGGCGCCGTGGCACGGCGGCGCGGCCAGCCTCACCACCGAGTTCATCAAGAAGAACCCTGAAGTGGCGAAGAAGTTCATCGCCGCCTACGCCAGGGGCATCGAGCTCGTGCGCACCAAGCCCGAAGAGGCGCGCCAGTTCATGAAAGGCTACACCGCCATCGAAGGCCCGCTCACGGCCGAGGTGCCGCTGGCCTCCTACATGCTTTACAGCGAGTTCAAGCCCAGCGACCTGGCCTACTTCCAGAAGTTCTACGACCTGTTCACGGAGAAGGGCATCTTCGAGAAGAAGGTCGTGGTCGATGGCCTGATCTACAAGGCCTGA
- a CDS encoding ABC transporter permease has protein sequence MADTTTTPGAWAPPAKAASAAPKPPVWDRFLPVIGPIALFIIWDLVVRLGFIKPILLPTPFDTVTALVTGLAGGPLLLDFGVTVMRTLEAFVIAGVVGVPLGVLLGSNERAYRSVEFLIDFFRSTPSSALIPLFLLIFGVSDINKVAIAAFGAFLIVIFNSAYGVINARKQRVMAARVMGASRWQIFKDVLIWESLQPTFVGLRSAVSMALVIVIVAEMFIGSDNGLGHRIIDAQQVLNVKSMYAAILAAGALGYALNILFLIAERKIVHWSGR, from the coding sequence ATGGCCGACACCACGACAACCCCGGGCGCCTGGGCGCCACCCGCCAAGGCCGCATCCGCCGCGCCGAAGCCCCCGGTGTGGGACCGCTTCCTGCCTGTCATCGGGCCGATCGCGCTGTTCATCATCTGGGACCTGGTGGTGCGGCTCGGCTTCATCAAGCCGATCCTGCTGCCCACGCCCTTCGACACGGTAACGGCGCTGGTCACCGGCCTGGCCGGTGGCCCGCTGCTGCTCGACTTCGGCGTCACCGTGATGCGCACGCTCGAAGCCTTCGTCATCGCCGGCGTGGTCGGCGTGCCGCTCGGTGTGCTGCTCGGCAGCAACGAGCGGGCCTACCGCAGCGTGGAATTCCTGATCGACTTCTTCCGCTCCACGCCTTCGTCGGCGCTGATTCCGCTGTTCCTGCTGATCTTCGGCGTGTCGGACATCAACAAGGTGGCCATCGCCGCCTTCGGCGCCTTCCTCATCGTGATCTTCAACAGCGCCTATGGCGTGATCAACGCGCGCAAGCAGCGCGTAATGGCGGCACGGGTGATGGGCGCCTCGCGCTGGCAGATCTTCAAGGACGTGCTGATCTGGGAGAGCCTGCAGCCCACCTTCGTCGGCCTGCGCTCCGCCGTGTCGATGGCCCTGGTGATCGTGATCGTGGCCGAGATGTTCATCGGCTCCGACAACGGCCTGGGTCACCGCATCATCGATGCGCAGCAGGTGCTCAACGTGAAGAGCATGTACGCGGCCATCCTCGCGGCCGGTGCGCTGGGTTACGCCCTCAATATCCTGTTCCTGATCGCGGAACGAAAAATCGTGCATTGGAGCGGACGATGA